In the Pristis pectinata isolate sPriPec2 chromosome 35, sPriPec2.1.pri, whole genome shotgun sequence genome, one interval contains:
- the LOC127586266 gene encoding proline-rich protein 36-like, giving the protein MGNTHSEGAVQREREAVEVLRKDREDEKAGWRSNPGKDEQPRAPPALACGLEPGVDSQAREGDANPQRGFSDDPAPALGTAADAKVKPSQGKKRKIAKARKWASGQVAFQEPVVDKPVGERLQPLGRAGQGRASSSKPGVDPLRAVPPPGFLQQGREAGPDCQPGSPRPGAGSRVPESMKQDPSDTRCHKAGTGSAHRGQGEPTGPLLQLLPPLPPTSQNKGGKRAQLSWAPQGETGPTTAQSSQGSTNGKESPCKLIKLSTIQPTPGPVVDRGAQGHRGQQEGQLPARQEGEVGKPSSPATGSEAQSRPDRLVAAKVRVDTPACVKRALGPAPDPTPCPGRLKTHSFLTKRGAHVDPAPGPPGTMPPRVDPLSVGAKPAPGARKGTPASISYAEALKQGTPPASPREHTVLPSGGAQVPRPELGSPKEPRDVPQVQDSASAASKKKLPFYEQLIASLKSQAQRQRGSKVQRPIPGQEGPDQCRPAKAEAEATQEAPSTGPVMAETLALPGPDAQPEPEPPPAPQLSFQLEAHLRPPQPGAAKAEGDFAPWVQPIFRFQSQLLPREEAEVYRSISFLPQGPAAGPPQQHPPMAGTGPPLGVLSQSWLRLQDSTSCRLQLQPLAEAWPEPGASTPSLYPWPGVDGPALEQLPVWPMLEGQSQGQAELGTVAQLQCQQLLRPAAPVPLQLQLQIACNIQQQSQPPAQDKAALQQQQKLTQPQASPKVQLQPEPRANSKPSAPAPAQPKLAASRPPKPEQLPPRAPAQVSASAKARPQAQAKGRKVPPSCPAQLQEPAQAEAAQRPAGRWAAFQVDKTCTRKCHCRHREDQLPRNITAW; this is encoded by the coding sequence ATGGGCAACACACATTCGGAGGGTGCGGTGCAGCGGGAGCGGGAGGCTGTCGAGGTGctgaggaaggacagggaggatgAGAAAGCAGGCTGGAGGTCGAACCCCGGCAAGGACGAGCAGCCGAGAGCACCGCCGGCGCTGGCCTGCGGCCTCGAGCCTGGGGTGGACTCCCAGGCCAGGGAGGGGGACGCCAACCCCCAGAGGGGCTTCAGCGATGACCCGGCGCCAGCCCTTGGGACCGCTGCAGATGCCAAGGTGAAGCCGAGCCAGGGCAAGAAGAGGAAGATTGCCAAAGCCCGGAAGTGGGCGTCCGGCCAAGTGGCCTTTCAGGAGCCAGTGGTGGACAAGCCGGTGGGCGAGAGGCTGCAGCCCCTGGGccgggcagggcagggcagggcgtCCAGCTCTAAACCCGGGGTGGACCCGCTGAGGGCAGTGCCGCCTCCGGGCTTCCTCCAGCAGGGGAGGGAAGCGGGCCCGGACTGCCAGCCGGGGTCCCCGAGGCCGGGAGCAGGCAGCAGGGTCCCGGAGAGCATGAAGCAGGACCCCTCCGACACCCGGTGCCACAAGGCTGGCACCGGGTCAGCCCATAGGGGGCAGGGGGAGCCCACAGGGCCTCTCCTccaactcctcccccccctcccccccaccagccAGAACAAAGGGGGCAAGAGGGCCCAGCTGTCATGGGCTCCCCAGGGCGAGACGGGGCCCACCACAGCCCAGAGCAGCCAGGGATCCACCAATGGGAAGGAGTCACCCTGCAAGCTGATCAAGCTGAGCACCATCCAGCCCACTCCTGGCCCTGTGGTGGACAGGGGGGCTCAGGGCCACAGGGGGCAGCAGGAGGGGCAGCTGCCAGCCAGGCAGGAGGGGGAGGTCGGGAAGCCCAGCTCCCCGGCCACGGGGTCTGAGGCCCAGTCCCGGCCCGACCGCCTGGTAGCGGCCAAGGTCAGAGTGGACACCCCAGCCTGTGTGAAGCGGGCCCTGGGCCCAGCGCCGGATCCCACTCCCTGCCCTGGCCGACTCAAGACCCACTCATTCCTCACCAAGCGGGGGGCCCACGTGGACCCGGCCCCGGGCCCACCGGGCACGATGCCTCCCCGGGTCGACCCACTTTCGGTTGGTGCCAAGCCCGCCCCCGGGGCCAGAAAGGGGACCCCGGCCAGCATCTCCTACGCCGAGGCCCTGAAGCAGGGGACCCCACCGGCGAGCCCCCGGGAACACACAGTGCTCCCGTCTGGAGGGGCCCAGGTGCCCAGGCCTGAGCTGGGCAGCCCCAAGGAACCCAGAGATGTGCCGCAGGTCCAGGATTCTGCCTCTGCGGCCTCCAAGAAGAAGCTGCCCTTCTACGAGCAGCTGATTGCCAGCCTGAAGAGCCAGGCCCAGCGGCAGAGGGGCAGCAAGGTGCAGAGGCCGATCCCAGGCCAGGAGGGGCCGGACCAGTGCAGGCCGGCCAAGGCCGAGGCCGAGGCCACGCAGGAGGCCCCGAGCACCGGGCCAGTGATGGCCGAGACCCTGGCCCTCCCCGGCCCCGATGCACAGCCTGAGCCAGAGCCTCCCCCGGCCCCACAGCTCTCCTTCCAGTTGGAGGCCCACCTCCGGCCCCCGCAGCCAGGGGCGGCTAAGGCCGAGGGCGACTTTGCCCCCTGGGTCCAGCCCATCTTTCGGTTCCAGAGCCAGCTGCTGCCCCGGGAGGAGGCCGAGGTCTACCGCAGCATCTCCTTCCTGCCCCAGGGCCCAGCAGCTGGCCCCCCGCAGCAGCACCCGCCCATGGCCGGAACCGGGCCTCCGCTTGGCGTGTTGTCGCAGTCCTGGCTGAGGCTGCAGGACAGCACGTCCTGCAGGCTGCAGCTGCAGCCCCTGGCCGAGGCCTGGCCCGAGCCCGGggcctccacaccctctctgtACCCCTGGCCCGGGGTCGATGGCCCGGCGCTGGAACAGCTGCCGGTCTGGCCCATGCTTGAAGGCCAAAGCCAAGGGCAGGCCGAGCTTGGCACTGTGGCCCAGCTGCAGTGCCAGCAGCTTCTCAGGCCCGCAGCCCCAGTGCCGCTGCAACTGCAGCTGCAGATCGCCTGCAACATCCAGCAGCAGTCTCAGCCCCCTGCCCAGGACAAGGCggccttgcagcagcagcagaagctAACCCAGCCCCAGGCCTCTCCCAAGGTCCAGCTCCAACCTGAACCCAGGGCTAACTCCAAACCCTCGGCCCCAGCTCCTGCCCAGCCCAAACTGGCTGCCAGCAGGCCTCCGAAGCCGGAGCAGCTTCCTCCCAGGGCCCCTGCCCAAGTCTCAGCCTCGGCCAAGGCCAGGCCACAGGCGCAGGCTAAAGGGCGGAAGGTGCCGCCCTCCTGCCCGGCCCAGCTGCAGGAACCGGCCCAGGCGGAGGCAGCGCAGAGGCCAGCTGGACGCTGGGCGGCCTTTCAGGTGGACAAAACCTGCACCAGGAAGTGTCACTGCCGGCATCGGGAAGACCAGCTGCCGAGGAACATCACGGCCTGGTGA